From one Chanodichthys erythropterus isolate Z2021 chromosome 3, ASM2448905v1, whole genome shotgun sequence genomic stretch:
- the grid2ipa gene encoding delphilin isoform X2 → MMRRFLKSQKGRFSLRQSRSGSRSASKDFYPNPNVLREFPLNIELGLPANNQGWPEEFGFKLGGDGPSYILSVVEGSSAYMAGLQPGDQVLEIDGQNVSTLSTKALIALAQTLKTVPPSIGVVSRIEQMDIAPGPDGRFGFTIVGDSPLLVEDCMSNSPAGRSGLQAGDYVMEVNGIPVKHHETAAAMIKASQGRTLRLGVLRMNRWQKRTSSSMKETYQSGDIVRQDRKHKALEFNKKVEEILGEEPEVKERLFDLLKQYANERDVEGLASTLPEILLTEEHQQLIDSIRIFIPKKHRQRFDEMVSQSLISRLRGRSFSEHRNNRLRRSRSEDHPDRLLSVSTRASSVPRTSNEDVAMPPARGLRKTTSLIAGHSSSFSTRRTVRVYKGNQSFGFTLRGHAPVWIDSVIPGSPAEKAGLKPGDRILFLNGLDMRSCSHEKVVSMLQGSGAMPSLVVEDGSPAFTMPEPEQVEVSPRSRAPVLSSLQWVAEILPPSIRVQGRTFSQQLEHLLTLQERYTICKALEAFFQHRNVDTLIVDVFPVLDTPAKQVIWQFVYQLLTYEEQEHCQNKISRFLGYKVTHPEPPAHEPHRRSSSMKVTGTTYRSSVRGRSSDDLVIGTHLGMGICSEPVELAPMRLTPGERQSGDGTSLPETPNNLTNLSAVYAELENVYAGKRSKSLKSRPPPAPDTMVSVDVFPHASSQSVRAHSSSPSVRATSGSRKSASAQPVPPPPPPPPPPSQPDSWTQEPPLSPQCPCYPPGLPSQTSAESNPYISLDSPPLSPPSPPDYPPSPPIRKKRYTFSRPPRTPDTDLFMEALSEQLGQQLSVDDFLSPENDYEEDVVQMTFQNDEEEVEEEDEEEEEEEEEEEEEGPYMPPELSSPSEVHSSSEDASSLTYSSSSEHIPPPPLTPPPPPPVQFNDPPPPARFTPDHTPRQMTFRRHPGPPPPPPPRANPPPKRQSIHKVLPTRDEMMTQHQVLQEHHSLPVQPTAGHPQQSQQQMHQSLPPMHSPEINQTSIPSHAIYDMHHQGNPAHQVHQHHQMQQDHQMHQMYQNKPSHQSQSIKVHKSRHSHQTIQTQLSSSMDRLDRIERKERSDRQIYEMQPQPLHSDQQISHAYQMHQSHQAHLSSSMDRLDQLEHLQRLERLEHLERIERLERADRQMHRAHMAQAVSQAIQPSQQTQQQYHHQMNQAHQAYPPNQPPPPNRHIHQIEHIHQVQPIQSAPQYHQIHQPHQPHQTQQILSTFQPHPSQQQQLQQQQMQQQQMQQQQQLQQQQQIQQQQQIQQQQQLQQQLQQQQQQQQIQHQQVQQQQQIQQQQQHRSTPQIPPIAQARQSPQPMYHEYRHHHHHHSHHEAQSQTQPPSTPQSQTHHPTEESTVEPPPPPPLPPPCVPPPLPKASPQKSDSSHMSVKRLRWEQVENSEGTIWGQLEEDSDYDKLSDMVKYLDLELHFGTQKSPVSLPELSPQVDTFKKKDVVEILSHKKAYNASILIAHLKLSPGELWQVLMTMSSERLESPHIKQLLLYAPDDDEVRQYEQYRDDPSKLSEPDQFVLQMLSVPEYKTRLKSLHFKTTLQEKTEEMRGAYDCVFKASLELKNSKKLAKILEFVLAMGNYLNNGQPKTNKTTGFKINFLTELSTTKTVDGKSTFLHILVKSLCQHFPEVLDFRKELVTVPQAAKVNQRNITSDFNDLHSTIQDIRLACQKMPATAEDRFAVVMSGFLENSHPAVQSLESLQQLAMEEFCKVASFFGEDGKTTTTESFFGIFAEFIAKFERALSDIQTTENPPRSPRSPRTASPVAW, encoded by the exons ATGATGAGAAGATTTTTGAAGAGCCAGAAGGGCCGTTTTTCTCTTCGCCAAAGCCGATCGGGATCCCGCAGTGCCTCCAAAGATTTCT ACCCAAACCCTAACGTCCTGAGAGAATTCCCACTGAATATTG AACTGGGCCTTCCAGCAAATAACCAGGGTTGGCCAGAGGAATTTGGCTTTAAGCTGGGTGGAGATGGACCCAGTTACATCCTCTCTGTGGTGGAGGGCAGCAGCGCTTACATGGCCGGGCTGCAGCCAGGTGACCAGGTTCTGGAGATCGACGGGCAGAACGTCTCCACCCTCAGCACCAAAGCTCTCATCGCTCTGGCTCAGACCCTCAAGACTGTGCCGCCCAGCATCGGAGTCGTATCTAGAATTGAACAg ATGGACATTGCCCCAGGGCCTGATGGTCGTTTTGGCTTCACCATAGTGGGAGACAGTCCCCTGCTGGTGGAGGACTGCATGTCCAACTCTCCAGCCGGCCGGAGCGGACTGCAAGCTGGAGACTATGTAATGGAGGTGAATGGGATTCCAGTGAAACATCACGAAACGGCGGCGGCCATGATCAAGGCCTCTCAGGGACGTACACTGCGTCTGGGTGTGCTCCGCATGAACCGCTGGCAGAAACGCACCAGCAGCAGCATGAAAGAGACGTATCAGAGCGGAGACATCGTGAGGCAGGACCGCAAGCACAAAGCTCTGGAGTTCAACAAGAAG GTTGAGGAGATTTTAGGGGAGGAGCCTGAGGTGAAAGAGAGGCTGTTTGATTTGCTGAAGCAGTATGCAAATGAGAGGGATGTTGAAGGGTTAGCATCCACACTTCCAGAAATACTGCTCACCGAGGAGCATCAGCAACTGATTGACAGCATAAG GATCTTCATCCCTAAGAAGCACAGGCAGCGCTTTGATGAGATGGTCTCTCAGAGTTTGATCAGTCGGTTGAGGGGCCGAAGCTTCAGCGAGCACAGGAACAATCGCCTACGGCGCAGCCGGAGCGAAGACCACCCCGATCGACTGCTGTCTGTGTCCACTAGAGCCAGTTCTGTGCCCCGGACCTCAAATGAGGATGTGGCCATGCCTCCTGCCCGTGGCCTCCGCAAGACCACCTCTCTCATCGCAGGCCATTCCAGCTCCTTCTCCACCCGCAG GACAGTACGTGTGTACAAAGGGAACCAGAGTTTTGGGTTCACTCTGCGTGGCCATGCTCCCGTCTGGATTGACTCCGTAATACCAG GCAGCCCTGCTGAGAAAGCGGGTCTCAAACCTGGAGATCGCATCCTGTTTCTCAATGGTTTGGACATGAG GAGCTGTTCACATGAGAAGGTGGTGTCTATGCTGCAGGGGAGTGGGGCAATGCCCAGCCTGGTGGTTGAAGACGGCTCGCCAGCCTTCACCATGCCTGAACCAGAGCAGGTGGAAGTTTCTCCCCGCTCCCGTGCACCTGTGCTCAGCTCCCTGCAGTGGGTCGCTGAGATCCTGCCTCCCAGTATCCGCGTACAGGGCCGCACCTTCAGCCAGCAGCTCGAGCACCTTCTCACGCTTCAGGAGAGATACACCATTTGCAAGGCCCTGGAGGCCTTCTTTCAGCACAG AAATGTAGACACTTTGATTGTGGACGTCTTCCCTGTGTTGGATACCCCAGCGAAACAGGTGATCTGGCAGTTTGTTTACCAGTTGCTGACCTATGAGGAGCAGGAACACTGCCAGAACAAGATTTCCCGCTTCCTTGGCTATAAAGTCACAC ATCCTGAACCTCCAGCCCATGAGCCTCACCGTCGCAGCAGCTCCATGAAGGTGACAGGAACCACCTATAGGAGCAGTGTGAGGGGACGCAGCTCAGATGATCTGGTTATCGGCACTCACCTGGGCATGG GAATTTGCTCTGAGCCAGTGGAGCTGGCACCTATGAGACTGACTCCTGGAGAGAGACAATCAGGGGATGGAACGTCATTACCAGAGACACCCAACAATCTGACTAAT CTGTCAGCTGTTTATGCTGAACTGGAGAATGTCTATGCTGGGAAGAGATCCAAATCCCTGAAGAGTCGGCCTCCTCCTGCTCCTGACACTATGGTTAGCGTGGATGTCTTCCCGCACGCTTCCTCACAGTCTGTCAGGGCACACTCTTCCTCTCCATCTGTTCGGGCTACTTCAG GTAGCCGCAAATCTGCATCAGCGCAGCCTGTGCCGCCTCCTCCGCCACCTCCACCTCCTCCTTCACAACCTGACTCTTGGACTCAGGAACCTCCCCTCAGTCCTCAGTGCCCCTGTTACCCTCCAGGTCTTCCCTCTCAAACAAGTGCTGAGTCCAACCCCTACATCAGTTTAGACAGCCCACCTCTCTCTCCACCCTCTCCTCCCGACTACCCTCCTAGTCCACCCATTCGCAAGAAGCGCTATACCTTCTCTCGTCCACCCCGTACCCCAGACACAGATCTGTTCATGGAGGCTCTGAGTGAACAGCTAGGACAGCAGTTGTCTGTGGATGACTTCCTGTCACCAGAAAATGACTATGAAGAG GATGTTGTCCAGATGACTTTCCAGAATGATGAAGAGGAGGTAGAGGAGgaagatgaggaggaggaggaagaggaagaggaggaggaggaagagggtCCGTACATGCCTCCCGAGCTAAGCAGTCCAAGCGAAGTGCATAGTAGCAGCGAGGATGCCAGCTCTCTCACCTACTCCTCCAGCTCTGAGCACATTCCTCCACCCCCTCTGACTCCTCCACCCCCTCCACCTGTCCAATTCAATGACCCCCCTCCACCTGCTAGATTCACCCCTGACCACACACCCCGACAGATGACCTTCCGTCGCCACCCTGGACCACCTCCTCCGCCTCCGCCAAGGGCTAACCCGCCTCCAAAACGACAGTCCATTCATAAGGTGTTGCCCACGCGTGATGAGATGATGACTCAGCATCAGGTCCTTCAGGAGCACCACTCACTTCCAGTTCAACCAACAGCCGGCCACCCTCAGCAATCTCAGCAGCAGATGCACCAATCTCTGCCCCCTATGCACTCTCCAGAAATAAACCAGACATCCATCCCCAGTCACGCAATCTACGATATGCACCATCAGGGTAATCCAGCCCACCAGGTTCATCAACACCACCAAATGCAACAGGATCACCAGATGCatcaaatgtatcaaaataaaccaaGTCACCAATCTCAGTCAATCAAAGTGCACAAAAGCCGTCACTCACACCAGACAATTCAGACTCAGCTCTCTAGTTCTATGGATAGGCTTGATAGGATTGAAAGAAAAGAACGCTCAGACAGACAAATCTATGAGATGCAGCCCCAACCCCTGCATTCAGATCAACAAATAAGCCATGCTTATCAGATGCATCAAAGTCATCAGGCTCACCTCTCAAGCTCTATGGATAGACTTGACCAATTGGAGCACCTCCAGCGCTTGGAACGCTTGGAGCATTTGGAGCGAATTGAGAGACTGGAAAGGGCGGATAGACAAATGCACAGAGCGCACATGGCTCAAGCCGTTTCTCAAGCTATTCAACCATCTCAGCAAACTCAGCAACAGTACCACCACCAGATGAACCAAGCTCATCAAGCCTACCCACCCAACCAGCCTCCTCCGCCAAACCGCCACATTCACCAGATTGAACACATACACCAGGTTCAGCCCATTCAGTCGGCTCCTCAGTACCACCAGATCCACCAGCCTCACCAACCTCACCAGACCCAACAGATTCTGTCGACCTTCCAACCTCATCCTTCACAGCAACAGCAGCTTCAGCAGCAACAGATGCAGCAGCAACAGatgcagcagcaacaacaacttcagcagcagcagcagattcaacagcagcagcagattcaacagcagcaacaacttCAACAACAGcttcagcagcagcaacagcaacagcaaaTTCAGCATCAGCAAGTTCAGCAGCAACAACAGattcagcagcagcaacagcatcGCTCAACCCCTCAGATTCCCCCCATTGCACAGGCCAGGCAGAGCCCTCAACCGATGTACCATGAATATCGtcatcaccaccaccaccatAGCCACCATGAAGCCCAGTCCCAAACACAACCACCAAGTACACCCCAATCTCAAACTCACCACCCGACTGAAGAGTCCACTGTGGAGCCACCTCCTCCACCACCTTTACCCCCACCTTGCGTGCCTCCTCCTCTACCAAAGGCCTCACCGCAAAAATCAGATTCCAGTCATATGAGTGTAAAGAGGCTACGCTGGGAACAGGTGGAAAATTCTGAGGGGACCATTTGGGGACAG TTAGAAGAAGACTCTGATTATGACAAGCTCAGTGACATGGTGAAATACCTTGACTTGGAGCTTCATTTTGGGACACAAAAGAGCCCCG TTTCTCTTCCAGAGCTCTCACCTCAGGTGGATACTTTCAAGAAGAAAGATGTGGTGGAGATTCTTTCCCATAAGAAAGCCTACAATGCTT CAATCTTGATTGCCCATCTGAAGCTGTCGCCAGGCGAGTTATGGCAGGTGCTGATGACAATGTCGAGCGAACGTTTGGAGTCACCACATATTAAGCAACTGCTCCTGTATGCACCAGATGATGATGAGGTCAGACAGTATGAGCAGTACAGAGATGACCCAAGTAAACTCAGCGAGCCTGATCAGTTTGTCCTACAG ATGCTTTCTGTGCCAGAGTATAAGACCCGCTTGAAAAGCCTGCATTTTAAGACTACACTGCAAGAGAAAACAGAGGAGATGAGAGGGGCCTACGACTGTGTTTTCAAAGCTTCACTGGAGCTCAAGAACAGCAAAAAACTGGCCAAGATTCTGGAG tTTGTGCTGGCTATGGGGAATTATCTGAATAATGGCCAACCCAAGACCAATAAAACGACTGGATTTAAGATCAATTTTCTCACTGAA CTCAGTACCACCAAAACAGTGGATGGAAAGTCAACATTTCTTCATATCCTGGTGAAATCATTGTGCCAGCACTTTCCTGAGGTTCTGGACTTTAGGAAGGAGCTTGTGACGGTGCCACAAGCAGCCAAAG TGAATCAGAGAAACATCACCTCCGACTTTAATGACCTACATTCCACAATCCAGGACATTCGGTTAGCTTGCCAGAAGatgccagccactgctgaggaTCGATTTGCTGTTGTTATGAGT GGATTTCTGGAAAACAGTCACCCTGCAGTGCAGTCTCTGGAGTCTCTGCAGCAGCTGGCGATGGAAGAGTTCTGCAAAGTCGCATCGTTCTTCGGGGAGGATGGAAAGACCACCACCACTGAGAGTTTCTTCGGTATCTTTGCTGAGTTCATTGCCAAGTTTGAG AGGGCTTTGAGTGATATCCAGACCACAGAAAACCCTCCACGCAGTCCCAGGAGCCCTCGTACAGCCTCTCCTGTAGCCTGGTGA
- the grid2ipa gene encoding delphilin isoform X1 has protein sequence MMRRFLKSQKGRFSLRQSRSGSRSASKDFYPNPNVLREFPLNIELGLPANNQGWPEEFGFKLGGDGPSYILSVVEGSSAYMAGLQPGDQVLEIDGQNVSTLSTKALIALAQTLKTVPPSIGVVSRIEQMDIAPGPDGRFGFTIVGDSPLLVEDCMSNSPAGRSGLQAGDYVMEVNGIPVKHHETAAAMIKASQGRTLRLGVLRMNRWQKRTSSSMKETYQSGDIVRQDRKHKALEFNKKVEEILGEEPEVKERLFDLLKQYANERDVEGLASTLPEILLTEEHQQLIDSIRIFIPKKHRQRFDEMVSQSLISRLRGRSFSEHRNNRLRRSRSEDHPDRLLSVSTRASSVPRTSNEDVAMPPARGLRKTTSLIAGHSSSFSTRRTVRVYKGNQSFGFTLRGHAPVWIDSVIPGSPAEKAGLKPGDRILFLNGLDMRSCSHEKVVSMLQGSGAMPSLVVEDGSPAFTMPEPEQVEVSPRSRAPVLSSLQWVAEILPPSIRVQGRTFSQQLEHLLTLQERYTICKALEAFFQHRNVDTLIVDVFPVLDTPAKQVIWQFVYQLLTYEEQEHCQNKISRFLGYKVTPDPEPPAHEPHRRSSSMKVTGTTYRSSVRGRSSDDLVIGTHLGMGICSEPVELAPMRLTPGERQSGDGTSLPETPNNLTNLSAVYAELENVYAGKRSKSLKSRPPPAPDTMVSVDVFPHASSQSVRAHSSSPSVRATSGSRKSASAQPVPPPPPPPPPPSQPDSWTQEPPLSPQCPCYPPGLPSQTSAESNPYISLDSPPLSPPSPPDYPPSPPIRKKRYTFSRPPRTPDTDLFMEALSEQLGQQLSVDDFLSPENDYEEDVVQMTFQNDEEEVEEEDEEEEEEEEEEEEEGPYMPPELSSPSEVHSSSEDASSLTYSSSSEHIPPPPLTPPPPPPVQFNDPPPPARFTPDHTPRQMTFRRHPGPPPPPPPRANPPPKRQSIHKVLPTRDEMMTQHQVLQEHHSLPVQPTAGHPQQSQQQMHQSLPPMHSPEINQTSIPSHAIYDMHHQGNPAHQVHQHHQMQQDHQMHQMYQNKPSHQSQSIKVHKSRHSHQTIQTQLSSSMDRLDRIERKERSDRQIYEMQPQPLHSDQQISHAYQMHQSHQAHLSSSMDRLDQLEHLQRLERLEHLERIERLERADRQMHRAHMAQAVSQAIQPSQQTQQQYHHQMNQAHQAYPPNQPPPPNRHIHQIEHIHQVQPIQSAPQYHQIHQPHQPHQTQQILSTFQPHPSQQQQLQQQQMQQQQMQQQQQLQQQQQIQQQQQIQQQQQLQQQLQQQQQQQQIQHQQVQQQQQIQQQQQHRSTPQIPPIAQARQSPQPMYHEYRHHHHHHSHHEAQSQTQPPSTPQSQTHHPTEESTVEPPPPPPLPPPCVPPPLPKASPQKSDSSHMSVKRLRWEQVENSEGTIWGQLEEDSDYDKLSDMVKYLDLELHFGTQKSPVSLPELSPQVDTFKKKDVVEILSHKKAYNASILIAHLKLSPGELWQVLMTMSSERLESPHIKQLLLYAPDDDEVRQYEQYRDDPSKLSEPDQFVLQMLSVPEYKTRLKSLHFKTTLQEKTEEMRGAYDCVFKASLELKNSKKLAKILEFVLAMGNYLNNGQPKTNKTTGFKINFLTELSTTKTVDGKSTFLHILVKSLCQHFPEVLDFRKELVTVPQAAKVNQRNITSDFNDLHSTIQDIRLACQKMPATAEDRFAVVMSGFLENSHPAVQSLESLQQLAMEEFCKVASFFGEDGKTTTTESFFGIFAEFIAKFERALSDIQTTENPPRSPRSPRTASPVAW, from the exons ATGATGAGAAGATTTTTGAAGAGCCAGAAGGGCCGTTTTTCTCTTCGCCAAAGCCGATCGGGATCCCGCAGTGCCTCCAAAGATTTCT ACCCAAACCCTAACGTCCTGAGAGAATTCCCACTGAATATTG AACTGGGCCTTCCAGCAAATAACCAGGGTTGGCCAGAGGAATTTGGCTTTAAGCTGGGTGGAGATGGACCCAGTTACATCCTCTCTGTGGTGGAGGGCAGCAGCGCTTACATGGCCGGGCTGCAGCCAGGTGACCAGGTTCTGGAGATCGACGGGCAGAACGTCTCCACCCTCAGCACCAAAGCTCTCATCGCTCTGGCTCAGACCCTCAAGACTGTGCCGCCCAGCATCGGAGTCGTATCTAGAATTGAACAg ATGGACATTGCCCCAGGGCCTGATGGTCGTTTTGGCTTCACCATAGTGGGAGACAGTCCCCTGCTGGTGGAGGACTGCATGTCCAACTCTCCAGCCGGCCGGAGCGGACTGCAAGCTGGAGACTATGTAATGGAGGTGAATGGGATTCCAGTGAAACATCACGAAACGGCGGCGGCCATGATCAAGGCCTCTCAGGGACGTACACTGCGTCTGGGTGTGCTCCGCATGAACCGCTGGCAGAAACGCACCAGCAGCAGCATGAAAGAGACGTATCAGAGCGGAGACATCGTGAGGCAGGACCGCAAGCACAAAGCTCTGGAGTTCAACAAGAAG GTTGAGGAGATTTTAGGGGAGGAGCCTGAGGTGAAAGAGAGGCTGTTTGATTTGCTGAAGCAGTATGCAAATGAGAGGGATGTTGAAGGGTTAGCATCCACACTTCCAGAAATACTGCTCACCGAGGAGCATCAGCAACTGATTGACAGCATAAG GATCTTCATCCCTAAGAAGCACAGGCAGCGCTTTGATGAGATGGTCTCTCAGAGTTTGATCAGTCGGTTGAGGGGCCGAAGCTTCAGCGAGCACAGGAACAATCGCCTACGGCGCAGCCGGAGCGAAGACCACCCCGATCGACTGCTGTCTGTGTCCACTAGAGCCAGTTCTGTGCCCCGGACCTCAAATGAGGATGTGGCCATGCCTCCTGCCCGTGGCCTCCGCAAGACCACCTCTCTCATCGCAGGCCATTCCAGCTCCTTCTCCACCCGCAG GACAGTACGTGTGTACAAAGGGAACCAGAGTTTTGGGTTCACTCTGCGTGGCCATGCTCCCGTCTGGATTGACTCCGTAATACCAG GCAGCCCTGCTGAGAAAGCGGGTCTCAAACCTGGAGATCGCATCCTGTTTCTCAATGGTTTGGACATGAG GAGCTGTTCACATGAGAAGGTGGTGTCTATGCTGCAGGGGAGTGGGGCAATGCCCAGCCTGGTGGTTGAAGACGGCTCGCCAGCCTTCACCATGCCTGAACCAGAGCAGGTGGAAGTTTCTCCCCGCTCCCGTGCACCTGTGCTCAGCTCCCTGCAGTGGGTCGCTGAGATCCTGCCTCCCAGTATCCGCGTACAGGGCCGCACCTTCAGCCAGCAGCTCGAGCACCTTCTCACGCTTCAGGAGAGATACACCATTTGCAAGGCCCTGGAGGCCTTCTTTCAGCACAG AAATGTAGACACTTTGATTGTGGACGTCTTCCCTGTGTTGGATACCCCAGCGAAACAGGTGATCTGGCAGTTTGTTTACCAGTTGCTGACCTATGAGGAGCAGGAACACTGCCAGAACAAGATTTCCCGCTTCCTTGGCTATAAAGTCACAC CAGATCCTGAACCTCCAGCCCATGAGCCTCACCGTCGCAGCAGCTCCATGAAGGTGACAGGAACCACCTATAGGAGCAGTGTGAGGGGACGCAGCTCAGATGATCTGGTTATCGGCACTCACCTGGGCATGG GAATTTGCTCTGAGCCAGTGGAGCTGGCACCTATGAGACTGACTCCTGGAGAGAGACAATCAGGGGATGGAACGTCATTACCAGAGACACCCAACAATCTGACTAAT CTGTCAGCTGTTTATGCTGAACTGGAGAATGTCTATGCTGGGAAGAGATCCAAATCCCTGAAGAGTCGGCCTCCTCCTGCTCCTGACACTATGGTTAGCGTGGATGTCTTCCCGCACGCTTCCTCACAGTCTGTCAGGGCACACTCTTCCTCTCCATCTGTTCGGGCTACTTCAG GTAGCCGCAAATCTGCATCAGCGCAGCCTGTGCCGCCTCCTCCGCCACCTCCACCTCCTCCTTCACAACCTGACTCTTGGACTCAGGAACCTCCCCTCAGTCCTCAGTGCCCCTGTTACCCTCCAGGTCTTCCCTCTCAAACAAGTGCTGAGTCCAACCCCTACATCAGTTTAGACAGCCCACCTCTCTCTCCACCCTCTCCTCCCGACTACCCTCCTAGTCCACCCATTCGCAAGAAGCGCTATACCTTCTCTCGTCCACCCCGTACCCCAGACACAGATCTGTTCATGGAGGCTCTGAGTGAACAGCTAGGACAGCAGTTGTCTGTGGATGACTTCCTGTCACCAGAAAATGACTATGAAGAG GATGTTGTCCAGATGACTTTCCAGAATGATGAAGAGGAGGTAGAGGAGgaagatgaggaggaggaggaagaggaagaggaggaggaggaagagggtCCGTACATGCCTCCCGAGCTAAGCAGTCCAAGCGAAGTGCATAGTAGCAGCGAGGATGCCAGCTCTCTCACCTACTCCTCCAGCTCTGAGCACATTCCTCCACCCCCTCTGACTCCTCCACCCCCTCCACCTGTCCAATTCAATGACCCCCCTCCACCTGCTAGATTCACCCCTGACCACACACCCCGACAGATGACCTTCCGTCGCCACCCTGGACCACCTCCTCCGCCTCCGCCAAGGGCTAACCCGCCTCCAAAACGACAGTCCATTCATAAGGTGTTGCCCACGCGTGATGAGATGATGACTCAGCATCAGGTCCTTCAGGAGCACCACTCACTTCCAGTTCAACCAACAGCCGGCCACCCTCAGCAATCTCAGCAGCAGATGCACCAATCTCTGCCCCCTATGCACTCTCCAGAAATAAACCAGACATCCATCCCCAGTCACGCAATCTACGATATGCACCATCAGGGTAATCCAGCCCACCAGGTTCATCAACACCACCAAATGCAACAGGATCACCAGATGCatcaaatgtatcaaaataaaccaaGTCACCAATCTCAGTCAATCAAAGTGCACAAAAGCCGTCACTCACACCAGACAATTCAGACTCAGCTCTCTAGTTCTATGGATAGGCTTGATAGGATTGAAAGAAAAGAACGCTCAGACAGACAAATCTATGAGATGCAGCCCCAACCCCTGCATTCAGATCAACAAATAAGCCATGCTTATCAGATGCATCAAAGTCATCAGGCTCACCTCTCAAGCTCTATGGATAGACTTGACCAATTGGAGCACCTCCAGCGCTTGGAACGCTTGGAGCATTTGGAGCGAATTGAGAGACTGGAAAGGGCGGATAGACAAATGCACAGAGCGCACATGGCTCAAGCCGTTTCTCAAGCTATTCAACCATCTCAGCAAACTCAGCAACAGTACCACCACCAGATGAACCAAGCTCATCAAGCCTACCCACCCAACCAGCCTCCTCCGCCAAACCGCCACATTCACCAGATTGAACACATACACCAGGTTCAGCCCATTCAGTCGGCTCCTCAGTACCACCAGATCCACCAGCCTCACCAACCTCACCAGACCCAACAGATTCTGTCGACCTTCCAACCTCATCCTTCACAGCAACAGCAGCTTCAGCAGCAACAGATGCAGCAGCAACAGatgcagcagcaacaacaacttcagcagcagcagcagattcaacagcagcagcagattcaacagcagcaacaacttCAACAACAGcttcagcagcagcaacagcaacagcaaaTTCAGCATCAGCAAGTTCAGCAGCAACAACAGattcagcagcagcaacagcatcGCTCAACCCCTCAGATTCCCCCCATTGCACAGGCCAGGCAGAGCCCTCAACCGATGTACCATGAATATCGtcatcaccaccaccaccatAGCCACCATGAAGCCCAGTCCCAAACACAACCACCAAGTACACCCCAATCTCAAACTCACCACCCGACTGAAGAGTCCACTGTGGAGCCACCTCCTCCACCACCTTTACCCCCACCTTGCGTGCCTCCTCCTCTACCAAAGGCCTCACCGCAAAAATCAGATTCCAGTCATATGAGTGTAAAGAGGCTACGCTGGGAACAGGTGGAAAATTCTGAGGGGACCATTTGGGGACAG TTAGAAGAAGACTCTGATTATGACAAGCTCAGTGACATGGTGAAATACCTTGACTTGGAGCTTCATTTTGGGACACAAAAGAGCCCCG TTTCTCTTCCAGAGCTCTCACCTCAGGTGGATACTTTCAAGAAGAAAGATGTGGTGGAGATTCTTTCCCATAAGAAAGCCTACAATGCTT CAATCTTGATTGCCCATCTGAAGCTGTCGCCAGGCGAGTTATGGCAGGTGCTGATGACAATGTCGAGCGAACGTTTGGAGTCACCACATATTAAGCAACTGCTCCTGTATGCACCAGATGATGATGAGGTCAGACAGTATGAGCAGTACAGAGATGACCCAAGTAAACTCAGCGAGCCTGATCAGTTTGTCCTACAG ATGCTTTCTGTGCCAGAGTATAAGACCCGCTTGAAAAGCCTGCATTTTAAGACTACACTGCAAGAGAAAACAGAGGAGATGAGAGGGGCCTACGACTGTGTTTTCAAAGCTTCACTGGAGCTCAAGAACAGCAAAAAACTGGCCAAGATTCTGGAG tTTGTGCTGGCTATGGGGAATTATCTGAATAATGGCCAACCCAAGACCAATAAAACGACTGGATTTAAGATCAATTTTCTCACTGAA CTCAGTACCACCAAAACAGTGGATGGAAAGTCAACATTTCTTCATATCCTGGTGAAATCATTGTGCCAGCACTTTCCTGAGGTTCTGGACTTTAGGAAGGAGCTTGTGACGGTGCCACAAGCAGCCAAAG TGAATCAGAGAAACATCACCTCCGACTTTAATGACCTACATTCCACAATCCAGGACATTCGGTTAGCTTGCCAGAAGatgccagccactgctgaggaTCGATTTGCTGTTGTTATGAGT GGATTTCTGGAAAACAGTCACCCTGCAGTGCAGTCTCTGGAGTCTCTGCAGCAGCTGGCGATGGAAGAGTTCTGCAAAGTCGCATCGTTCTTCGGGGAGGATGGAAAGACCACCACCACTGAGAGTTTCTTCGGTATCTTTGCTGAGTTCATTGCCAAGTTTGAG AGGGCTTTGAGTGATATCCAGACCACAGAAAACCCTCCACGCAGTCCCAGGAGCCCTCGTACAGCCTCTCCTGTAGCCTGGTGA